A section of the Streptomyces xinghaiensis S187 genome encodes:
- a CDS encoding cobyrinate a,c-diamide synthase, producing the protein MVSTAGPSAAAPHTVPRLVIAAPASGSGKTTVATGLIAAYAGRGLTVSPHKVGPDYIDPGYHALAAGRPGRNLDAYLCGPERIAPLFLHGAAGADLAVVEGVMGLYDGAAGQGELASTAQVAKVLRAPVVLVVDASSQSRSVAALVHGFASWDPEVRLAGVILNKLGSERHEELLREALDESGVPVLGALRRSPDAGTPSRHLGLVPAAERRAEAVASVAALAARVRAGCDLDALYALARGAPPLPGPVWDPAREVREAREAPAGAAPAEETPVTGARAGPAPPAPPARGASGRGAGAWRDRGDRPGRPVVAVAGGPAFTFSYTEHAELLTAAGADVVTFDPLHDEKLPPGTAGLVVGGGFPEMYAPELSANEPLREAVAALAAGGAPVAAECAGLLYLARSLDGRPMCGVLEAEARMTERLTLGYREAVALSDSPLAPVGARLRGHEFHRTVIEPGAGAAPAWGLHRPSRRVEGFVQRGVHASYVHLHWAGAPGTARRFVEWCAGRAECAG; encoded by the coding sequence GTGGTGAGCACCGCCGGCCCGTCCGCCGCCGCCCCGCACACGGTGCCGCGTCTGGTGATCGCCGCTCCCGCCTCGGGCAGCGGCAAGACGACCGTGGCCACCGGACTGATCGCCGCCTACGCCGGACGCGGCCTCACCGTCTCCCCGCACAAGGTCGGCCCGGACTACATCGACCCCGGCTACCACGCGCTCGCCGCCGGCCGCCCCGGACGCAACCTGGACGCCTACCTGTGCGGCCCCGAGCGGATCGCCCCGCTCTTCCTGCACGGCGCGGCCGGCGCCGACCTGGCCGTCGTCGAGGGCGTCATGGGCCTCTACGACGGCGCCGCCGGACAGGGCGAGCTGGCGTCGACCGCGCAGGTGGCGAAGGTGCTCCGGGCGCCCGTGGTGCTGGTCGTGGACGCCTCCTCGCAGTCCCGTTCGGTGGCGGCCCTGGTCCACGGCTTCGCCTCCTGGGACCCGGAGGTCCGCCTCGCCGGGGTCATCCTCAACAAGCTCGGCTCCGAGCGGCACGAGGAGCTGCTGCGGGAGGCCCTGGACGAGTCCGGGGTGCCGGTCCTGGGCGCGCTGCGCCGTTCACCGGACGCCGGGACGCCCTCGCGCCATCTGGGGCTGGTGCCGGCCGCCGAGCGGCGGGCCGAGGCGGTCGCGTCGGTGGCGGCGCTGGCGGCCCGGGTGCGGGCGGGCTGCGATCTGGACGCCCTGTACGCCCTGGCGCGCGGCGCCCCGCCCCTCCCCGGACCGGTCTGGGACCCGGCCCGGGAAGTCCGGGAAGCCCGGGAAGCCCCGGCGGGGGCGGCCCCGGCGGAAGAAACCCCGGTGACGGGCGCCCGGGCCGGCCCGGCGCCCCCGGCGCCCCCGGCGCGGGGCGCGTCCGGGCGCGGGGCCGGAGCGTGGCGGGACCGGGGGGACCGGCCCGGGCGCCCGGTGGTCGCCGTCGCGGGCGGTCCGGCCTTCACCTTCTCGTACACCGAGCACGCCGAACTGCTCACGGCGGCCGGCGCCGACGTCGTCACCTTCGACCCGCTGCACGACGAGAAGCTGCCGCCGGGCACCGCCGGACTCGTCGTCGGCGGCGGCTTCCCCGAGATGTACGCACCCGAGCTGTCGGCGAACGAGCCGCTGCGCGAGGCCGTCGCGGCGCTCGCCGCCGGGGGCGCCCCGGTGGCGGCGGAGTGCGCGGGCCTGCTGTACCTCGCCCGGTCACTGGACGGCAGGCCGATGTGCGGGGTCCTGGAGGCGGAGGCGCGGATGACGGAGCGGCTGACGCTCGGCTACCGCGAGGCGGTGGCGCTCTCGGACAGCCCGCTGGCCCCCGTGGGGGCGAGGCTCCGGGGCCACGAGTTCCACCGCACGGTGATCGAGCCGGGCGCTGGCGCCGCGCCGGCCTGGGGGCTGCACCGGCCGTCGCGCCGCGTCGAGGGCTTCGTGCAGCGGGGCGTCCACGCCTCCTACGTCCATCTGCACTGGGCGGGCGCTCCGGGCACGGCCCGCAGATTCGTCGAGTGGTGCGCGGGACGAGCGGAATGCGCGGGGTGA
- the cobO gene encoding cob(I)yrinic acid a,c-diamide adenosyltransferase produces MPQGKPNTVPDDGLTTRQRRNRPLLMVHTGPGKGKSTAAFGMALRAWNQGWPVGVFQFVKSAKWRVGEERALRVLGASGEGGPVVWHKMGEGWSWTQRDMESSEEAAREGWEQVKRDLAAETHRLYVLDEFAYPLHWGWIDTAEVVAVLRARPGTQHVVITGRNAPPELLDAADLVTEMTKVKHPMDAGQKGQRGIEW; encoded by the coding sequence ATGCCGCAGGGAAAGCCGAACACGGTGCCGGACGACGGACTGACGACGCGTCAGCGCCGCAACCGGCCGCTGCTGATGGTCCACACGGGCCCCGGCAAGGGGAAGTCCACGGCCGCCTTCGGCATGGCGCTGCGGGCCTGGAACCAGGGCTGGCCGGTCGGGGTGTTCCAGTTCGTGAAGTCCGCGAAGTGGCGGGTCGGCGAGGAGCGCGCGCTGCGCGTCCTGGGCGCCTCGGGCGAGGGCGGCCCCGTCGTCTGGCACAAGATGGGCGAGGGCTGGTCCTGGACCCAGCGGGACATGGAGTCGAGCGAGGAGGCGGCCCGGGAGGGCTGGGAGCAGGTCAAGCGGGACCTCGCGGCCGAGACCCACCGCCTGTACGTGCTGGACGAGTTCGCCTATCCGCTCCACTGGGGCTGGATCGACACCGCCGAGGTCGTCGCGGTGCTCCGCGCCCGGCCGGGCACCCAGCACGTCGTGATCACCGGCCGCAACGCGCCGCCGGAGCTGCTGGACGCGGCCGACCTGGTCACCGAGATGACGAAGGTGAAGCACCCGATGGACGCGGGCCAGAAAGGCCAGCGGGGCATCGAGTGGTGA